CCCGGCGGCCGGTCCGCCACCTCTAGCGACAGACCGTGGCCGGTTGAGGCGGTCCCGGGGCCCGGCTATACTGGCGCCGGCGCCCGCGCCGGGCGGGACTGGCCCACATCACCCACCCACAGTGCGAGGAGGACCGTATGGCCGAGATGAAGGAGTTCGCCGGCATCTACTATCGTGAAGGGGCCCTCGACCCGAAGACCATGCAGCTGGTCGCGATGGCCGCCATGGCGGCCGCCGGCTGCACCTCCTGAGTGCCCGGACGCTTCGCGGCTGCGAAGCAAGCCGGCGCAACGGACGACGAGATCTCCGAGACCCTCTACTACGCCATGCGGGGCGCGGCCCGCGCCGCGTGGAGCACCATCAAGGTGATTCCCGGCGTCGAGGATCTCAACAAGGAGTGGAAGACGACCTACGAGCGGGAACGCGGCAAGTAAAGGAGCCCATCGCGATGCCAGTGACACCCAGCGAGCAGGAGGAGGAGTACTTCGCGCGGCTGGAGTTCGAGCGCCGGAAGAAGGCCCTGGCCGAGCAGGAGAAGGAAGCCGAGGCCGCGGAGCGCCAGCGCGTGCTGGCGGTGGCGCGGAACCGCTGCCCCAAGTGCGGGGCCTCCCTCGTGACCATCGCCTACCGTAAGGTGGAGCTGGACAAGTGCTCCGCGTGCGGCGGCTTGTGGTTCGACTGGGGCGAGCTGGGCCAGGTGCTCGCCCAGGAGGGCGACACCGGTTTCCTGGGCGGGCTCAGGAAGATCTTCGGCTGAGCGCCATGGCTCAGGGCGAGGCGCCCATCAAGCAGGCGATCACGTGGATCGACGAGCAGCTTCGTGACAACCCGGCGGCCGACCGCGTCAGGCTCATCGACGAGGCGAGCCGCCGGTTCGATCTGACTCCGCTGGACGCCGATTTCCTCCTGCGCCACCTCGCCGACCGGAGCAAGGGGTGACCCGGAGCCAGAAGGCGGAGGTGCAGGCCCGCTTCGGTGCCACGGCCGAGGCCTATGTCCGGAGCGCCGGCCATGCCGGCGGGCTCGACCTGGAGCGTCTGGTGGCCTGGGGGCGCTCGACGGGAGCCAGCCGCCTCCTGGACATCGCGACGGGAGGCGGCCACGCCGCCCTGGCCTTCTCGGCCTTCACGCCCACCGTGGTGGCCACCGACCTCACCGAGCCCATGCTGCAGGCGGCGCGGGCCTTCGCCGCCACGCAGGGCATGACGACCATCCGCTTCCTTGGCGCCGACGTCGAGGCCCTGCCCTTCCGGGACGCCGCCTTCGGCGCCGCGACCTGTCGCATTGCCGCGCATCACTTTCCGGACG
This window of the Candidatus Rokuibacteriota bacterium genome carries:
- a CDS encoding carboxymuconolactone decarboxylase family protein, whose product is MAEMKEFAGIYYREGALDPKTMQLVAMAAMAAAGCTS
- a CDS encoding zf-TFIIB domain-containing protein — translated: MPVTPSEQEEEYFARLEFERRKKALAEQEKEAEAAERQRVLAVARNRCPKCGASLVTIAYRKVELDKCSACGGLWFDWGELGQVLAQEGDTGFLGGLRKIFG